A section of the Carassius carassius chromosome 17, fCarCar2.1, whole genome shotgun sequence genome encodes:
- the LOC132160546 gene encoding ephexin-1 isoform X1 → MLPLPGLVDKLIKSPSKRDCNYMCADTKTKLVENLWQERNIVRDSGILHRLSKEQLKLQEHLYEVITSEQSYLQSLTVAVGHFQESSELKDALAPRDRKSLFSSIAKIKEISQSFMDAMLLELASSVFCYLICDVVHQYALGPFDAYINYIRNMPYQEQTLHNLGKESPQIVEILHKLQEHPRCNRLPLKSFLSLPFQRITRLKILMENIQKKAVPGSDCEASALRALMEISRLLEACNWQVGRMKQMEEIVQIANKIKFACKALPLVSSSRWLVKQGDLVQISLKENMFGQRKVCPVLLFLFNDLLLVATRKGLDRFVVHDYVHRSLIEVTEAKDLEEELEGCELNRIFRLVLLHNHRSATSQLLLQTNSEAEKDLWVELLGGRRDGQDTVYEEWDCPQVQCVEVYSGQQQGELSLQLGDMINVMQKTSDGFLEGRRVQDGQRGWFSTACVVEITNEHVQRRHLRQRYHVLQTATRLLKQRSGSLELPTTKCFK, encoded by the exons ATGCTGCCTCTTCCTGGTCTAGTGGATAAACTGATCAAAAGCCCTTCTAAGAGAGACTGCAACTACATGTGTGCTGATACTAAGACAAAGTTGGTGGAGAACTTGTGGCAAGAGCGAAACATCGTAAGAGACAGTGGAATACTACATCGACTCAGTAAGGAACAGCTAAAGCTTCAAGAG CATCTGTATGAGGTTATTACATCGGAGCAGTCCTATCTTCAGAGCTTGACGGTGGCTGTGGGGCATTTTCAAGAATCTTCAGAGCTGAAAGACGCTTTGGCACCAAGAGACAGAAAGTCATTGTTTTCTAGCATTGCAAAGATCAAAGAGATCAGTCAAAG CTTCATGGATGCGATGCTGTTGGAGCTGGCCTCAAGTGTGTTCTGCTACTTAATCTGTGATGTTGTACACCAATATGCTCTTGGACCCTTTGATGCTTATATAAATTACATCCGTAATATGCCCTATCAGGAGCAGACATTGCACAACCTTGg AAAAGAGAGTCCTCAGATTGTGGAGATCTTGCATAAACTACAGGAACACCCTCGATGTAACCGCCTTCCCCTCAAATCTTTCCTTTCACTGCCATTTCAGAGAATCACACGGCTTAAAATCTTAATGGAG AATATCCAGAAGAAGGCCGTTCCAGGGTCAGACTGTGAGGCCTCAGCATTGAGAGCTCTGATGGAGATCTCCAGG CTTCTAGAAGCTTGCAACTGGCAGGTGGGCAGAATGAAACAGATGGAAGAAATAGTGCAGATTGCTAATAAGATTAAGTTTGCATGCAAG gcCCTGCCTCTTGTGTCTTCTTCTCGCTGGCTTGTGAAGCAGGGAGATCTGGTGCAAATCTCTTTGAAGGAAAACATGTTTGGCCAGAGAAAAGTCTGTCCTGTACTTCTGTTCCTCTTTAATGATCTGCTGCTGGTGGCCACCAGGAAAGG GTTGGATCGTTTTGTAGTTCATGACTACGTGCACCGCTCTCTGATAGAAGTGACCGAGGCCAAAGATCTGGAGGAGGAGCTGGAGGGATGTGAGCTGAACCGGATATTTAGGCTCGTCCTTTTGCATAATCACCGGAGCGCCACCTCTCAGCTTCTACTGCAAACAAATTCAGA AGCTGAGAAGGACTTGTGGGTGGAGCTCCTGGGTGGGCGGAGAGATGGACAGGATACGGTGTATGAAGAGTGGG ACTGTCCTCAGGTGCAATGTGTAGAGGTGTACAGTGGACAACAACAAGGAGAGCTTAGTCTACAGCTGGGAGATATGATCAACGTCATGCAGAAGACTTCAGATG GGTTCCTGGAAGGCCGCAGGGTACAGGACGGACAGCGGGGCTGGTTCTCCACTGCATGTGTTGTAGAGATCACCAATGAACATGTGCAGAGACGTCATCTTCGTCAGCGGTATCATGTCCTACAGACAGCCACCCGCCTGCTGAAACAACGCAGTGGGAGCCTTGAACTTCCAACCACAAAATGCTTTAAATGA
- the LOC132160546 gene encoding ephexin-1 isoform X3 has protein sequence MDAMLLELASSVFCYLICDVVHQYALGPFDAYINYIRNMPYQEQTLHNLGKESPQIVEILHKLQEHPRCNRLPLKSFLSLPFQRITRLKILMENIQKKAVPGSDCEASALRALMEISRLLEACNWQVGRMKQMEEIVQIANKIKFACKALPLVSSSRWLVKQGDLVQISLKENMFGQRKVCPVLLFLFNDLLLVATRKGLDRFVVHDYVHRSLIEVTEAKDLEEELEGCELNRIFRLVLLHNHRSATSQLLLQTNSEAEKDLWVELLGGRRDGQDTVYEEWDCPQVQCVEVYSGQQQGELSLQLGDMINVMQKTSDGFLEGRRVQDGQRGWFSTACVVEITNEHVQRRHLRQRYHVLQTATRLLKQRSGSLELPTTKCFK, from the exons ATGGATGCGATGCTGTTGGAGCTGGCCTCAAGTGTGTTCTGCTACTTAATCTGTGATGTTGTACACCAATATGCTCTTGGACCCTTTGATGCTTATATAAATTACATCCGTAATATGCCCTATCAGGAGCAGACATTGCACAACCTTGg AAAAGAGAGTCCTCAGATTGTGGAGATCTTGCATAAACTACAGGAACACCCTCGATGTAACCGCCTTCCCCTCAAATCTTTCCTTTCACTGCCATTTCAGAGAATCACACGGCTTAAAATCTTAATGGAG AATATCCAGAAGAAGGCCGTTCCAGGGTCAGACTGTGAGGCCTCAGCATTGAGAGCTCTGATGGAGATCTCCAGG CTTCTAGAAGCTTGCAACTGGCAGGTGGGCAGAATGAAACAGATGGAAGAAATAGTGCAGATTGCTAATAAGATTAAGTTTGCATGCAAG gcCCTGCCTCTTGTGTCTTCTTCTCGCTGGCTTGTGAAGCAGGGAGATCTGGTGCAAATCTCTTTGAAGGAAAACATGTTTGGCCAGAGAAAAGTCTGTCCTGTACTTCTGTTCCTCTTTAATGATCTGCTGCTGGTGGCCACCAGGAAAGG GTTGGATCGTTTTGTAGTTCATGACTACGTGCACCGCTCTCTGATAGAAGTGACCGAGGCCAAAGATCTGGAGGAGGAGCTGGAGGGATGTGAGCTGAACCGGATATTTAGGCTCGTCCTTTTGCATAATCACCGGAGCGCCACCTCTCAGCTTCTACTGCAAACAAATTCAGA AGCTGAGAAGGACTTGTGGGTGGAGCTCCTGGGTGGGCGGAGAGATGGACAGGATACGGTGTATGAAGAGTGGG ACTGTCCTCAGGTGCAATGTGTAGAGGTGTACAGTGGACAACAACAAGGAGAGCTTAGTCTACAGCTGGGAGATATGATCAACGTCATGCAGAAGACTTCAGATG GGTTCCTGGAAGGCCGCAGGGTACAGGACGGACAGCGGGGCTGGTTCTCCACTGCATGTGTTGTAGAGATCACCAATGAACATGTGCAGAGACGTCATCTTCGTCAGCGGTATCATGTCCTACAGACAGCCACCCGCCTGCTGAAACAACGCAGTGGGAGCCTTGAACTTCCAACCACAAAATGCTTTAAATGA
- the LOC132160546 gene encoding ephexin-1 isoform X2, protein MLPLPGLVDKLIKSPSKRDCNYMCADTKTKLVENLWQERNIVRDSGILHRLSKEQLKLQEHLYEVITSEQSYLQSLTVAVGHFQESSELKDALAPRDRKSLFSSIAKIKEISQSFMDAMLLELASSVFCYLICDVVHQYALGPFDAYINYIRNMPYQEQTLHNLGKESPQIVEILHKLQEHPRCNRLPLKSFLSLPFQRITRLKILMENIQKKAVPGSDCEASALRALMEISRLLEACNWQVGRMKQMEEIVQIANKIKFACKALPLVSSSRWLVKQGDLVQISLKENMFGQRKVCPVLLFLFNDLLLVATRKGLDRFVVHDYVHRSLIEVTEAKDLEEELEGCELNRIFRLVLLHNHRSATSQLLLQTNSEAEKDLWVELLGGRRDGQDTVYEEWDCPQVQCVEVYSGQQQGELSLQLGDMINVMQKTSDGTVAT, encoded by the exons ATGCTGCCTCTTCCTGGTCTAGTGGATAAACTGATCAAAAGCCCTTCTAAGAGAGACTGCAACTACATGTGTGCTGATACTAAGACAAAGTTGGTGGAGAACTTGTGGCAAGAGCGAAACATCGTAAGAGACAGTGGAATACTACATCGACTCAGTAAGGAACAGCTAAAGCTTCAAGAG CATCTGTATGAGGTTATTACATCGGAGCAGTCCTATCTTCAGAGCTTGACGGTGGCTGTGGGGCATTTTCAAGAATCTTCAGAGCTGAAAGACGCTTTGGCACCAAGAGACAGAAAGTCATTGTTTTCTAGCATTGCAAAGATCAAAGAGATCAGTCAAAG CTTCATGGATGCGATGCTGTTGGAGCTGGCCTCAAGTGTGTTCTGCTACTTAATCTGTGATGTTGTACACCAATATGCTCTTGGACCCTTTGATGCTTATATAAATTACATCCGTAATATGCCCTATCAGGAGCAGACATTGCACAACCTTGg AAAAGAGAGTCCTCAGATTGTGGAGATCTTGCATAAACTACAGGAACACCCTCGATGTAACCGCCTTCCCCTCAAATCTTTCCTTTCACTGCCATTTCAGAGAATCACACGGCTTAAAATCTTAATGGAG AATATCCAGAAGAAGGCCGTTCCAGGGTCAGACTGTGAGGCCTCAGCATTGAGAGCTCTGATGGAGATCTCCAGG CTTCTAGAAGCTTGCAACTGGCAGGTGGGCAGAATGAAACAGATGGAAGAAATAGTGCAGATTGCTAATAAGATTAAGTTTGCATGCAAG gcCCTGCCTCTTGTGTCTTCTTCTCGCTGGCTTGTGAAGCAGGGAGATCTGGTGCAAATCTCTTTGAAGGAAAACATGTTTGGCCAGAGAAAAGTCTGTCCTGTACTTCTGTTCCTCTTTAATGATCTGCTGCTGGTGGCCACCAGGAAAGG GTTGGATCGTTTTGTAGTTCATGACTACGTGCACCGCTCTCTGATAGAAGTGACCGAGGCCAAAGATCTGGAGGAGGAGCTGGAGGGATGTGAGCTGAACCGGATATTTAGGCTCGTCCTTTTGCATAATCACCGGAGCGCCACCTCTCAGCTTCTACTGCAAACAAATTCAGA AGCTGAGAAGGACTTGTGGGTGGAGCTCCTGGGTGGGCGGAGAGATGGACAGGATACGGTGTATGAAGAGTGGG ACTGTCCTCAGGTGCAATGTGTAGAGGTGTACAGTGGACAACAACAAGGAGAGCTTAGTCTACAGCTGGGAGATATGATCAACGTCATGCAGAAGACTTCAGATGGTACTGTTGCAACATAA
- the LOC132091047 gene encoding uncharacterized protein LOC132091047 — translation MPGPDGYRELYPCQNLPASKTCCPPKPPLKGEKWHRATDFILRRDVQEKDQQRQATQHSTVAQNSRKVIATHGLVAPPKIKPTPKPRHLKMQIHVEQSQPVHNIIMNYVPPTSDQACSDGKNNDTHLENRHSRPKTTSHKSKRVPPSIPVPARPLPKEPEKMISMMAPKNDIDEGVYMDVDTSPVQSECSSSPVLPHRQSASEVCPNGKPLLSLSKPIPAFSVHDKTKIQHNEVGLRSELVRECLVSELHKKFSGAIKERDCSTKKSKVFKAKGDHSPQMLSNSQLEICSLCFHTKRPTDGERLHENVSISKRI, via the exons ATGCCAGGGCCAGATGGATACAGAGAACTATATCCATGCCAAAACCTTCCTGCATCTAAAACTTGCTGTCCTCCTAAACCTCCGCTTAAGGGTGAGAAATGGCACAGAGCGACAGACTTTATTTTGAGGAGAGATGTCCAAGAGAAGGACCAACAACGCCAGGCCACCCAGCACTCCACAGTGGCACAAAACTCACGCAAAGTAATTGCCACTCATGGTCTGGTTGCTCCCCCAAAGATAAAACCAACCCCAAAACCTCGTCATCTGAAGATGCAGATCCATGTTGAGCAATCACAGCCTGTCCATAATATCATTATGAATTATGTCCCACCTACATCAGACCAAGCTTGTTCAG ATGGAAAGAATAATGACACTCATTTGGAAAACCGGCACAGTCGTCCAAAAACTACCTCACATAAATCAAAACGGGTCCCTCCGAGCATACCTGTACCTGCCAGACCTCTTCCCAAAGAGCCAGAGAAAATGATCTCCATGATGG CACCAAAGAATGATATTGATGAGGGAGTTTATATGGACGTAGACACATCACCAGTCCAGTCTGAATGCTCCAGCTCACCAGTGCTGCCCCACAGACAATCAG CTTCTGAGGTTTGTCCCAATGGCAAACCTCTTTTATCTTTGTCAAAACCAATTCCTGCTTTCAGTGTCCACGATAAAACCAAAATTCAGCACAATGAAGTTGGATTGCGCAGCGAGCTTGTCAGGGAATGTTTGGTTTCTGAGCTACACAAAAAATTCTCAGGAGCAATTAAAGAGAGAGATTGTAGCACCAAAAAGAGTAAAGTATTTAAGGCTAAAGGAGATCATTCGCCCCAAATGCTTAGTAACTCTCAGTTAGAAATTTGCTCACTATGCTTTCACACCAAAAGACCGACTGATGGAGAAAGACTGCATGAAAATGTATCCATCTCAA AACGTATTTGA